The Desulfomonilia bacterium region GACGAGGCGCATAGATTTGCGATAACTTATCACAGAAAATTAAGGTCAAAATCCACATTTGTCTGACAGTTTGAAGTTCCTGCGGTTATAAAACAGGAATAGATTCAAACAGGCTCAACTTCCTTGAAATAATAACCCGCTCAATGTATTATTGCCGCCATGTTCATCGGCAATAATCCCAGACTTGAAGCGGCCTTTGATGAAATCGCAGGTGCATGCTGTGCTGTCATAACGCACCCTCATCCCCTTTATGGCGGCAACATGCACAACAATGTGGTGATGGCGGCCCGTGATGCGGCGCTGGCAAACGGATATTCCGCCCTGCGTTTCAACTTCCGCGGAACCGGCCGCAGCGAAGGAAGGTATGGCGACGGTAAAGGCGAAGTGAATGACTTGCACTCGGCTGTAAGCTTCGCGGGCAGCAACCCAATCATCATAGGCTATTCCTTCGGGGCATGGATAGCTTCAATGTACCTTGAGACGTTCAGCCTGCCCTCAATCCTTATTTCACCTCCTACTGCCATGTTTGAAATTCGCTTTCCAAAAGATGAAAATGTATGGATTATCGCCTCCGACATGGACCAGTATTCTGACATCTCAAAGGTAAGCGGCCTTGTCCCGGCGGACAGATTATATATATGCAGAGGCATCGATCATTTCTGGTCCGGTGATGAAGACGTCCTGACAGGTGCGCTTAATAAAGCATTTGCAGACCTTAAAAGGCTTGAATGAAAAAAATAATGGAGGAAAATATGACACCATTTAAATTGCCCGAAAATTTCCTGTTCGGAAGCGCAACGGCTTCCCTGCAGATAGAAGGCGGCGACAAAAACAACTCATGGTACGAATGGTGTGAAACCGGACATATCAAGGACGGTACTCACTGCATAGTCGCCGACGATCACTGGAACAGAGTCAAGGAAGATACAGCCCTCATGAAGGAACTCAACCATCAGATATACAGGATGGGCCTGGAATGGAGCAGAATAGAACCCGCCAAAGGCCAGTTCTCCCGTGATGCCCTGAAACATTACCGCCAGGAAATAGAGATGCTCACCCAGAATGGCATCAAGCCCATGATTACGCTTCATCACTTCTCCAATCCTCTCTGGCTCGAGCATAACGGCGCATGGCTCACACCGGAAGTCATAGGGCTCTTCGAGCGCTACACCGAGGTAGTTGTCAATGAACTTGGAGACCTTGTCTCTGACTGGGTAACCATCAATGAACCCAACGTGTATCTTGCCATGGGTTATATAACGGGCGACTGGCCCCCTAGCGGTAAGGGAAAGATGATTGAATATTTCAAAGGTGCAAAGAACATGATCCTTGCCCATATCTGCTCATACAAGAAAATTCATTTTATCAGGGAAAAAATGGGATTCAAGGATACCATGGTTGGTGTTGCAAACCACATGCGCGTATTCGACCCGAAATACGGAACCATGCGCGAAAAGCTAAGCTGCTTCCTGAACGACCTCCTTTTCCATGAAATATTCATAAAAGGCATGGCTGAAGGAAAGCTGCTCCCTCCAATCGGTTTCGGCCATCCGATGGGAAAAGGGCCTTTCATGGATTTCTTCGGTCTCAATTATTACTCCCGCGACATGCTCTCAGGCACATGGAATCCTTTGGAACTCTTCGGTAAGATGGAATTCAAGGCTGGTGCCCCGACCAACGACCTAGGGTGGGAGCTTTATCCCGAAGGGCTTTCAAGGATATGCCGCAAATATTACAATCGCTACCATGTGCCTATTTATATCACCGAGAACGGGACCTGCGATAAAAAGGATGCCTTCAGGACAAAGTACATCTATGACCACATGCTCGAGATAAAGAACCTCATCGATGAAGGCGTCGCGGTAGAGCGCTACTACCACTGGACGCTTATGGACAACTTTGAATGGATCGAGGGTTTGAGCGCATGTTTCGGGTTGATCGAGGTTGACTTTGCGACACAGGAAAGAAAAATCAGAAAGAGTGGACATTTCTATTCGGAGTTAAGCAGAAATAAGGCCGTAACACAGGAGATGATCGATAAGTATCTTAAAGATTAGTTGTGAGTTAAGAGTGGTGAGTTCTTGGTGATGAGTGGTGAGTAAAACCGGAATGTACGGGGATGAAAGATGCATACGAAAGATGAAGTTATTAGGGGATTTATCGATACGTACGGCGCAGAAGGTGATTGCGAATTCTTTTTTTCACCCGGACGCGTCAATCTGATAGGCGAACACATAGACTATAATGGAGGACTTGTGCTGCC contains the following coding sequences:
- a CDS encoding alpha/beta fold hydrolase, which translates into the protein MFIGNNPRLEAAFDEIAGACCAVITHPHPLYGGNMHNNVVMAARDAALANGYSALRFNFRGTGRSEGRYGDGKGEVNDLHSAVSFAGSNPIIIGYSFGAWIASMYLETFSLPSILISPPTAMFEIRFPKDENVWIIASDMDQYSDISKVSGLVPADRLYICRGIDHFWSGDEDVLTGALNKAFADLKRLE
- a CDS encoding glycoside hydrolase family 1 protein; protein product: MTPFKLPENFLFGSATASLQIEGGDKNNSWYEWCETGHIKDGTHCIVADDHWNRVKEDTALMKELNHQIYRMGLEWSRIEPAKGQFSRDALKHYRQEIEMLTQNGIKPMITLHHFSNPLWLEHNGAWLTPEVIGLFERYTEVVVNELGDLVSDWVTINEPNVYLAMGYITGDWPPSGKGKMIEYFKGAKNMILAHICSYKKIHFIREKMGFKDTMVGVANHMRVFDPKYGTMREKLSCFLNDLLFHEIFIKGMAEGKLLPPIGFGHPMGKGPFMDFFGLNYYSRDMLSGTWNPLELFGKMEFKAGAPTNDLGWELYPEGLSRICRKYYNRYHVPIYITENGTCDKKDAFRTKYIYDHMLEIKNLIDEGVAVERYYHWTLMDNFEWIEGLSACFGLIEVDFATQERKIRKSGHFYSELSRNKAVTQEMIDKYLKD